AGAGAACCAATCTTAAGCTTCCATTTAGTAACATCAAAAGCTtaataaagaaaatctttaaagacaCTTTTCACGAAGAACTCGAAAATCGCAACAGCAATAAACCATGGTTTGAGCTGATTCTGAATGTCCCTAATTGGCCTAGGATGAAATCTGTCGCCATGTTTCGTTTATTATCTGGCCATGATTGCCTACGAAAACATCTCTGTCATATCAACATGGTTCCTGACCCTTCCTGCACTTTCTGTGATCTCCACGAAGTAATGGACATGCCTCATTTGTCCAGATGTCCTGCTCTCCCTCGGACATCCATCTGGGAACGCTATTGGATTGCtcgttttcatttatagttttgttgttatccttttgatattcaactgtctttaaatgtgccattggaaataaaaacatTCACCAAACCAAACATGGAGACAATAAATGAACTGAGCAAGTAAATtaagataaaaatgtttaaaaaacccTGACAGAGTTGCAAATGAAGAATCAAGAGGAAAatatgaaaatctttttaaaagccttatactattaaaaatcaattacaagtatctTATTCCTTAACAAATATAAACTGgcaacaaataaacattttaaatcattgtgttcTCTTTCCTTGtaggccaacaatgaattcggttaccaaccACGTGAATAAATGCTTAGCCGTATATAAAatcggtttcaaaaaaaaaaaaaaatttggaatttgaaTTCTacataacatggaagttccaaacatattctatcagacacagaaaaaattactctttattttggcactaaatttttaagtatttaaatatgTTTGCACTGCAAAAATCCTTTTACAGGTTTTCaactaatatttttgttaattaatgtcatctgaTGATTCAAcccagctaagaacactctcgatcaactctcctttcacacaaaaaaaaaaaaaataaataaataaaaatcggtCCATCCTTTTagacgctagagtgccacagatagATACACATATACAAAggcacgtcaaacttataacctccttcctttgtgtgtcgggagtTAAAAATAATTGCCAAGATTAAAAATGCACCTAGAATGAAATACCTAAAATACTTTGAAGTtagaaagaaaaggggggaaaatccattaaaaagaataaaaaagtcaTAACACTCTTTTTTTGCACACTGAATCATGCGAACATTGCAAACTTGATTCAATGTTGAATATGTTAATGTACTGCATGTTTTCAACTACATTTGGCTTAATTTCAAATATCTAGCTAATTTAAAAACCATGGGAAGATCATCTTTGACTAACGAAGCAATGATACGCTGGTAAGGAGCTGCTTTACAAAAATTTATGAGAATACAAACAATtctaatgaaaatttatttgcttCATTCATTTCTGAAACATTAATGTTTATATCCATCCGGAATATAGCAAATAAACACTTTTTTGAGAGAGATTATTGAGATATTTTGAAccataaaattttacttaagttTTTGAAATCTTATCAATACAAACTATGACATTTATGAGTAGTTGCTTTACCTTGCAATTTTTCCACCAGAACTTCCTTTTCAATTTTCCTGCCTGTTGCTCAAACTGTGAAGCCCCTTGTTGAAGCGCTTCtgtaaaataagcaagaaaaaaaaaacttaagtaaaataaattaattaaagattacGCTGAAATGTAAGATATGAATCAATTCATTAACAGCTGTGGTTCCTAACCGGCAGTTCGTAAGTGTTTCAGGTGTGGTCCACAGGAGAGTTTGGTGACTACTTATATAATCAGGTGACTGTACTGTTAATTACAATAGTTTCTTAATAAACAAGAGCTTGTTTtggaaaaattgtatttaatcACCTTTGTACATGGTTACAACTggtaacatgtaagaaataatGAGTTGGGTGGTCTGTAGTAATTCATTTTCTTCCAAGGCTAATAGTTAAagcttatttcaaaattttaaaatacattaataagcGTGGATTTCATCATGTCAGCCAATTAGAAGCCAAGATGGCCAAGTttagaaaaacaagtaaaaaaaattaatggggtACATaataactcaaaatttttagGTTTATCAAGTTAATCAGAAAAGTTTATGatgattattctattttttttaagacatggctttaaaaacatgattaaaaacttgctacagaataaaaaaattatgtcacCTAAATTTACAAAAGAATTCTCAAGACTGTGGTAAAATCATTCTGATGGAAAATTAATCAAACAAAAACTTGAGAAGGATTTTTGAAAACTCCATCACACTTCAGCAGCATTAAAATTGGAGTTTTAACTTTTACATTCctactaatttaaattttacattcctACATCAAGATCCTTCCGGACAATATACTCCATTGTCATCACAGTAACTTTTTACACACAAATGGATAACACGATAAACAATTGACTCAATATTCTATATTTTCCtccattcaaaaaaattattgcataacTACCAATCATTGCACTTGCATGCATAATATCCCGAAAATTGAAAGCtgattaatttggaaaaaaagtaattaaaaaatttgatcacaaattatatttaaaaaaatgtaaatctagAAAAGGAATTCGATTAAAATACTTTCCTTAATAAATGGCATTGCAAAGAATTATTTAAGCTGCAACATAATATATgcattatttaatttcttaagtatttaaataaatacgtATATAAATTTCAAGCAtcagtaatttgaaattttttaaaatacaggcAATTTGCAATAACTTGAATCTAAAGGGACCACCAAAAAACTgcgacttatcggaagttcgacttaccgctagtttcggttttcaacattttaatattaaaaaccattgaatattttaattaatatgtacatataacagacaaaattacagaacgtAAGcaagtttttaaacacaatatgcatagtttaatcaaaaatattgagggtaaaaaatcaaaagcatggttttgatttcaataatGCTGGAACCATTTGattagagctgattctacttcaggaaaggtgcacatcttcattcgtttcaaattcggattcatgaaTTCTACCGTTTTAGAagttctctctttttcttttaatattgttgacagagtacttgcttagacatctttttaagagtaaagaaaagtcactctgtctctcaggaacttattaACAAATGATCAAACTAAATAATGAAGGGGACGCATCCTAACTtagtagtccagtcaatgagtgctcaaaacaggggtgtagcatGCAccgaatatgcgataatttttgacttcagaatattattAGGGATAGTAAGTAAATATACTAAAAGTTCTCACCCCTAGGGGGTGagcaaattttgagttttttgagaaaatgtcagaaacagtggaaaaaaagtcgtttaaaataaaaattccagcGAAATTTCCACACATAGTTGTCAAATTTCCAATcattttccgggtatatgttatgaaaaatagatgattttcggaaaaattctgtCTTTTTGTCAGACATTTGCTCTTAGTGCCTCCCaagatcagtattcatgaaaactCTCAATTACAAAGTTGCAGAGCGTGAAATTTCCTTCAAGTTGATATGCTCCTTTCTGGGTAtgtgttatgaaaaatcgatgatttttgaaaaaactctttttgtcaaacatttgctcctagcgCCTCTCAGGACCAGtactcatgaaaattgtcaaccacaaagttgtagagctttacaTTTaattcaatttgatatgctattttgttatgttttaatcaaccaatcaaaagttacagaattacAAACATGCACTTTCAGAGcgaaaaatggaacacttgccattcaaattttaaacagACTTGAAAGGATTGCGCACATCCTTTTTTCTCAATGAATTCAACGATTGGATTACTTCGACACAAATGAtgttggaaggggggggggggggtcgtgaaattgtgacaaagggggaagaaaagagtaagaagtgtgacatcaagcatttttcaaTACGAATAtgattataaaaattagtttatgaaaagtactttgtgacaaatggggaGGGGGTCAGAAATGTTGCAAAAAGGGTAacgtcatttatggacagccccttaccaagAAATCGGATGGAGATTAGCAGAACTatgtatatgcagtatgaattaccTCCATACACATAATATTgtttaacgaaagtgaactgaggaagtgcagaaagccaGCACTTTCTCAGTAAAatatttgttagaagtaattaataagtaaacatacTGAAAGTCCCCCACCCCAGGGGGGGAgtcaaattttgtggttttcgattattTCTCAGAAacagcaggaaaaatgtgttccgaataaaagtgaaagtttactaaatttactgtgaaattgttttcatacatatatgtcacatttccAATGGTTTTTTAGGTATGCTTTCTTGAAAACCAATAtacttttagaaaagaaaaaaaaatctcgttcttattgtctcagagtgtctgtgccaaggaatcttgtgcagcaatcataTGACAAGGACCCTGAtggttttctgtgtcttgaaaaaTCCATCAACAGAACACTTGAACTGCaaattcaaacctgataccaaagaaaaacgaagcctatgcccaatcaccgcgacacccagctgacaagcaatcaaaaactatgaagttctagcatgtactcaatttggatattcttattgaaatgaatatttgaCGCTACagcatgataatgaaaattttaataatagaaatgaggtaaatgtagctgaccggcagcacctttattttaatttgtattacattattactaatcaaattttgaaagtgtttatatgaaatatggactgacagtaattaggaaatgaaaatatttttaaggtgacatcttggttttattctgaggtggaagggtcatgtcaccagcagtggaaaagttattctaagaaattggtaatgtattgatgtctCCTTCGTCCTAGATAAATATTTCGATTTCGTTGTTGCTactgcccttgcaatgcaagcttgcgaCACAGTAGTTTAAAGgtgattttctacaagtgaccttccggtcacttgtagaaaagcaatcagtcaaaatcatcttcaagattccgtcaggagcaacatccATCCAAGAGTTTCAGAACGAGTTGGTTATTCTTCCGTTCCCAAACCCCCAATCTGGTATTTCACCAAAGTTCATAGCTACAGGTGTACCtggtggtacggcagagttagagatcagtcttgatgtttgcagctactttgataaatgatctgtaataGAACTCGTTGAAATACTTTTCTGTGgctagagcaccataccatgagagatacatatgaccccaggagcctcaatggattcaggggaagaacTGTTGGTTTTAGATTTCTGGTACATTTTGACAGAAGAGTGTGATGATAAGTTggggatttggctatcaagagaacaaccaggaggacttcctctcaaatgatagctaccgaagaattttgccatctgatgatagcCGTCTTTGCAATATCAAtgtcaacatcacctaaagctccGAGCGTATTTGTATCGTTTTTCagcagcttcatcattagcggatttgtcagctgactgttattatgaaagttggacaaaaaccttcttgtttgacagttgtttcaatttttctaacTGACATTAATGTTCATATGGCTTATACAGTCCTCTCTTTTTGCCGAACAGTTTTGTGTACTTAGTATCCTCAGTAACaacagtatgtatagtgctgactttctgcacatCCTGAGTCTACCAATTCATGCTGCATATaagtaattttgcaaattttcatccgattccttggtaaagggctgtctatattatatacataaataatgtcacattaaaacatttttaccctactccccccccccttgtcacaaatcagttttacaagctacttttcataaacacatTTGTATTAAAAGATGCTTGAATTCACTtttcttactctttccttcccccttgtcacaaagtcacaatttcacgacctCCCCCCCtctttaaacatcatttgtgtcgtAGTAATCCAAATACTTTTTtgttgtccatcaggattgttgaattcattgaggaaagaggaagtggGCGAtctttgtcattgacaattttcatgaatactgatcctgggaggcactaggagcaaatgtttgacaaaaagagaatttttccgaaaatcatcgacttttcataacatatacccagaaaattattagaaatttgacaaatatgtgtagaaacagtttcgtaGGAAGTTTATTAgcttgaatttttgttttaaaagcattttttccacCATTCCCGACATTATCTCGAAacacccaaaattttcttccccctcccTCCTACCTTTAGCTAACCCCATAGGGACAgagacttttagtatgtttacttactaactacccctaacaatgttctaaagtcaaaaattatcgcacattccatgcacgctacaatgtgttcattgactggactataggtcagcctttgaataaactTACAATCAGTTGTTGCAACAGTTTGATtgcttaaaagcaaatttgtagtccagcaacatgtcaaagtgtaaacagtacaacaaaagaaaacaagcccAATTCATTTACGCATGTCTAAcgcctttatcgcacattggctcaacaggtgctttTCTTGCTTCAGAGGTTTATTGTgtaggaattgcaagtgaagatGAATTAATTTCTCTCTCATAATcacttgtttgtttcttttttttttttactctttcaaaatgaatttcaagtcatttttgaaaaacttcgagttaaaggaaatTAACTTCGAgctattgagaataattagcatggaaatAAGGACAAAGGAAtcaggacttgataaaaacttcaagTTATCGCAAATTGATTATATTATTATGCATCAGGATCCCCAGTATTCTAGGGGATCAATATTATGCCCATTTGGTGCGCTAGTTTCATACGTTTTTATTTCGCTTTCAATTTTCTCCTCTATtaaggaattattatttttgtaagtgctggctggtttttctaaaaatttaaacaatttccCATTTTTTGTAGGCTGTTTTGGTGACACATCTTTTGTGTCCTTGGCTTCTGATTCAATGCAAATGTTATGAGTCTTTGTTATACTTTATTTCTTCCTagataatttcatttattttattttttgtgcatgaaTCATACCAGTTGCATTTGAACCTTGGGTCAAAAATGAAGCCACTTCAAATACTTCCGATTCTTCATAGTGACTCATTCTAGAAGTTATATCTGACCACAGCTTTTTTACTGTCGTATTCGAGTATCGCAAATTTTTGGTCAGGAGGTCTTCAAGATGGTGCTTGAACACTCTTAAAGCAATATAATTGGAAagcactttaaaaagtaaaaatgagcatAATaagttttgctatgatttccaggcatttttttccccacatgcataagcattttaaaatatttttatattcagTTTTTAAAGAACACTGAAGTGCTTTTATTTCCTCAAAAAACATGAatgtaaaacaaactaaaatgcaAAAGGCATATATTGACAATATTCTAAGCACAAAACGAtagttaacatttaaaaatcattcatagatgttaaaacaaatgtttttaaaatctttaaatgcaaactttttctCTTATGTACCTATTAAAAATTATCAGCACTAAAACTATAAAGCATAAATCTAAGATAAAAttagatgtgaaaatattttgaaaaatcatttatcAACTTGGGAACGCGTTCCTGTCAATGACATCTACAGGGTACAAAATCCACAAACTACTTAAAATGCGGCTTGTTTATGACCCTTCGCTAACGAGCACTTAACAGCAGGGCCTTTGTAAGTTTCTATTGAAGTTTTATCTTTTCCTCAGTCCAGATCCCATCGTCTGCATAGCATTGTAGAGACGCAACTtgaaagttttcactttcagcaAGTCGGGATTACACGATTACGGAACAAAATTACGATTATCTAAACTTAGATTAAAATTACGATTATGCAAGaaacacttgattaaaattatgattacAAGATTATGAGTGTCCCATTGACAGATTATGATTacaattacacaaaaatgtaatcgattacgcagaTTACGATTACATAATCGGCGATTACTTCAAGCCTGTTACGCATTTAAATATAGGAAAACTTTATGCCAGTTGCATACAAAACTATGCATATTTAGCAGCATTTGCCAATAAAATTATATGCAAATGGGTCGCATCTTACCTGCTCTGTCATCTAGTTCTGATAGTTTCTGATCtctttccaagactttttcaacATTTGTACGCATAATATCTACAACCTAAGAACAATaatataatatagttttttttttgttttttttttatcaattattataacacaaaaaatgtaattttttcattagaaagcaaaaataattacattgaCAATATATAAACATTGACAGATGAAAATTATAGAGGCTTAACTGCAAAACTAGGGATACTAAGGGATGAATATATTTagagacaaaaatttgaatataaaaaggattttttcaatCCAAGTaagaatttctgaaattaagcTTGAATACAACCCGAAATTCAGAAAATGAGATaaccatttttgcttttttaagttAGAAAAGAAATCTACAGCATttacatttgagaaaaaaatttaaaagaggcgTAAGTTTATTTTCTCTTGTAAGTGATAATAAATATTCTTTTGAGCAGGTAATAATTAAggaaattcaaagaaaaatcaataacgtttttctaaattttttcggggaaaaagttttaaaaaaaagtaaaaacaaaattaaaatgtttaaaaaatgatcaaacttGTGGTTTAAAAAAGAGAAACCACAATAGAGTGAAGTCATGAAAGTCAAAGAGCAAAGCAGCGACGGACCTTGCAAATAAAACATGGCTAAGTACAGGTTGATTCATAAATTGGGCGAATCCTTCCATGCAGGCATTTTTGCAAATAGTCATGTCTAGTGATTGCACGAAAATAAGCCATTCCAACAGACCAAGGAAACGAGTTGGGGATTTAATTACTTCTATTGAGCAGGGAAATATAggatattataattacaattatGATTATAATCCTcttgaaaaaagtaattgcaataaCAGCAACAATttcgattttgattacgattgcAGCAATGATATATACTCTCATTTGCAGTAACAACGGCATAattgaaatttcgattttcccTTTTATGTTATAGAGAATTTTAATGATGATTGCATCTCTTGTACAGTATAGTATTGACTTGAAGATTTTtactgttataattttttttttttaaatctattttgaaTTATGGTGTTGTTGCAAGAAAGAAGCAAATGATGGtgcatttaaaaacttaaaatatattccTTGCATCACATTTCATTGACTGTATAGTATATACAGGCATATGTCCCTACACTCATATCCAAATTATACCGAAATGTATATGCAGATCATATTGTATTCAATTTAAttgttctttattattttatattttaaaaaaattttaaagtagcaatttttgaaaattgtatagtATATTTCCACATTAGGTTTGTAACTATTTGATATAACATCAGTAAATATAGtacaattattcaaaaaaaaacttacaatgttttttttaatgcagaacattCACAACAGAACATAATATGCAGATTAGTGTAAGTAAAAGGTatgacagggttcatactcaaatttgaaaattaaaggtAAGGAGTTTTAAGGAGTTTTGCAggagttcattttactttttaaggactaatttcttgtttgaagatgcattttttaaaatgtatttcagatAACATATGTACAACTCtaatattacttatttttgcTTTCATACAATACATTGAGCGCACAAACATACTAAATTTATAGCAAAATATGCATTCACTGCTTCTTACACTTGAGCAATCtcggaatcaaattcaaatagaggggggggggtaaccattgaaatatgttttattttgaaaataaataaaaaataagtgataatgattgaaaattagtattttctcaaaaacaaaacagGTACTAACAACttcctaacaaaaaaaaagacttaaaaaaaattgctaaaataagaACTAAAATAAGCCGACTGAAAGTAGCAGaggccaaaataacttccaactgtcaaaataattgaaatatttactggAAAGGCAGGAAAAGGGCAAACTTCAAATACAACAAACAATTTTTGATGAAGCTTGTGTTTGGTTTTGGCATAGAAACATAAGGTTACTCATTCGAGATTGAAATAccgaaaaatcaatttaaatattagggaaccttttgaaaaaaatttacaaattattttaattttcaaaatagatcaaAATCTTGTTgatcatttcaaaacttttgcgtGACTCTAGGcagataaacatagaaaactgacaaattttaagaatttttcttctaaaaggtATGAAAATTATTATTCTAGAAAATAGTGGTACCACTGTTTAAGTATTAAGTTGCTCTTTCATCCATTGTGTAAAATATGCCGTGGCAATTTTGGTGTAAGaaaggtgaatgacacaaaacacaactggaaataggtatagaaaatatgaaaaagacagatatagattaattaataccgctgccaaatttatttaaacattcgCCGTAGGTGCAAACTTGGCataaaaacagggggggggggcgtggatttttttaaaaattcaacggacttcctttaaattcttagcatgggcatcgccGTGCAGGTACTGTTAGTATAAAACAAACTTAAGTTTAAATTGCATGTGTTATTCCTTTGACaaggataataaaaaaaatctcatatacCACAGTTTAGATCTCATGTAACCAAAAATAAAGGCAATACACAAAGTTTGTTTGTGGTAGAATaatcactgaaacacaaatgcaaattcgctcttttttaaaacattccttgtctttcactatttttccataaaaatatttttaaaaaaaagatctaaAACTGTTCCATGACTTTGTTGAGCGGAACTTTGTAGTACCTTTGACATCATTGTACTTACTCCGCTAATGCAATTTTTTGGCGACACTTTGCCGCGCCTGTTTGTCTACCATTGACAGATGAAATTGGTATACATGCCCAATTGTGAGCATTTGGAAAGAGTTTACTGTCTGAGGCACCCAAAGGGCAGGATTCATTTTATGATCCGTATTTACAAATGGCCATTGAAGAGCAACCTTGCAGTATTGTTCCAGTGTTGCTATTCAAGTCTTACTCTATACAATAGTAGAAACGCAGcttatattttttcactttcagcaagtCAAGATTACACGGTTAAATTACGATTTAATTTAGATTAGTTTACGATTACGCAAGAAAAGCTTGCTTAAGATTTTGATTACAATTACGAGAGTATTCCTTTGACAAATCATGATTATACAAAAACGCAATCAACTACACAGATTACTTCAAGCCGGATACACATACACAGCTATAAAATTCTACTAATAATGAATAAAGATAAATGGACGTACTTCATTCACTTGGGCTTGAGTCTGTTGTATCCTTCTGGATGCAGCTTGATGCTGTGGATTAGGTGGTTTAGGTTCTTCACCAGTAGGTGCCCCTTCTTGCCCCTCTGCTGGGGGTGCCGCTTCTGGTGCAGACCTTTCAAATGAAACTAGTGTAAAAGGTCTGATACAAAACAATGTTGGACTGGCTTTTATAAGAACTCTACAGTTGCAGCAAACTTaatctggcagcattgtaaaggttacgcagatcctaatcacagcattacgatgctgccaggCTAGGTTTGTTCCAACTATAGTGATCATTAATTAAAGGGTAGAACATAAACTTGATATTGTTTATGGAATTGGTCTATAGAGTTTTAACAATGAGAAAATCTATTATTAAACCCAAAAACAACTAGCACAGTCAACATTAGATAACTGGAAATTCCAAGGGAGCACTTTTTACTCCTGATTCCCCCCATACAGCTACCTAAATTCTCTGAATTATACATATTGTGAGTTGTAAGAAGTTCCTAAAGCCTTCTTAAGAATTCGGGaccaaatgaaaactttgagataaaggaatgaTTCAATTATTAGGCTTCGAGATATCTTGAGTTAACTGTATTTGGATTTTTATTGGTGTAAAAccgagtttcccaaactgtggtccgagGACCCAATGGGATCCCCCCCCACCCCGAGGGGTCCGATAGTCCAAGCCAGGGGGTTCgt
This window of the Uloborus diversus isolate 005 chromosome 4, Udiv.v.3.1, whole genome shotgun sequence genome carries:
- the LOC129220657 gene encoding vesicle-associated membrane protein 3-like produces the protein MSAPEAAPPAEGQEGAPTGEEPKPPNPQHQAASRRIQQTQAQVNEVVDIMRTNVEKVLERDQKLSELDDRAEALQQGASQFEQQAGKLKRKFWWKNCKVKQLLINVIVCIVLLMVVMVTSFDFSSTAVSFISCCCLYVSDLNSSHIIVKCRLLQLMIIIMVVIGVVIVGVIGAN